Proteins encoded within one genomic window of Flavobacterium gilvum:
- a CDS encoding zinc metalloprotease, with translation MKKIFLPFAALIMLFSCQNDDQNSAISSTESVIQRKCATQEVLEEQLKADPTLAIRMNQIEAFTQNAVLSKRIADSKIVIPVVVNLLYRTAAENISDSQIQTQIDVLNKDFTASNPDFKTTPSEFATVAGNVGITFELVKTNRKATTKTSWGTKDAMKKTKQGGLDPTSPATNLNLWVCTIGGGILGYAQFPGGSSATDGVVIDSKYFGLSGNANYPYNLGRTATHEIGHWMNLRHIWGDTSCGNDLVTDTPVAKTANFGVPTYPHVSLCLPTHNEMTMNYMDYTDDRGMFMFTTGQKSRMLALFVSGGVRAGFSQ, from the coding sequence ATGAAAAAAATATTTTTACCCTTCGCAGCACTGATAATGCTTTTTTCATGTCAAAATGATGATCAAAATTCAGCAATTTCATCGACAGAATCGGTTATTCAACGCAAGTGTGCAACACAGGAAGTTCTAGAAGAACAATTAAAAGCTGATCCCACTTTGGCCATTAGAATGAATCAAATTGAAGCTTTTACCCAAAACGCGGTACTATCCAAACGCATCGCAGACAGTAAAATCGTGATTCCTGTGGTTGTCAATCTACTCTATAGGACTGCCGCAGAAAATATCTCTGATAGTCAAATACAAACCCAAATAGATGTACTAAACAAAGATTTTACTGCTTCAAATCCTGATTTTAAAACAACTCCGTCTGAATTTGCAACTGTAGCAGGAAATGTTGGAATCACTTTTGAATTGGTCAAAACCAATAGAAAAGCAACAACAAAAACTTCATGGGGCACCAAAGATGCCATGAAAAAAACAAAACAAGGCGGATTGGATCCAACATCACCCGCAACAAACTTAAACCTGTGGGTTTGTACTATTGGTGGAGGAATTTTAGGTTATGCCCAATTTCCAGGTGGTTCATCTGCGACCGATGGTGTAGTTATAGATTCTAAATATTTTGGACTTTCAGGTAATGCCAATTATCCCTACAACCTTGGACGAACAGCAACACATGAAATTGGACACTGGATGAACCTAAGACATATTTGGGGTGATACTTCTTGCGGAAATGATTTGGTAACAGACACTCCTGTTGCAAAAACTGCCAATTTTGGTGTTCCAACTTATCCTCATGTAAGTTTATGTTTGCCCACTCACAACGAAATGACGATGAACTATATGGATTACACAGATGACAGAGGAATGTTTATGTTTACCACTGGTCAGAAATCGAGAATGTTGGCATTATTTGTTTCCGGGGGTGTGAGAGCAGGCTTTAGTCAATAG
- a CDS encoding THUMP-like domain-containing protein, with product MNLDILDSKIQDFIDSNIGVSVSKLALQKNPFPIVEWISVLNQIAAKSKAKEKLPTWFSTKNIIYPSKISVEQTSSEKTALYKSTLISGENLIDLTGGFGIDDYYFSKKIKNVTHCEINSELSQIVQHNCKQLGQDNITCYAEDSFETLSKLKTQWDWIYIDPSRRNDSKGKVFMLKDCLPNVPENLDFYFEKSNSILIKTAPILDITAGISELNNIKSIHIVAVDNEVKELLWELSKNYQGDISIKTVNLLKEKTEIFDFTFNKINGQPIFSLPQKYLYEPNSSIMKSGGFDQVGLCYGLNKLHKHSHLYTSNENKNFPGRVFEIKNSFAYNKSEMKSYLENMKANVTTRNFPDSVESIRKKWKIKEGGDLYCFFTTDENNTKIVLICTKMK from the coding sequence TTGAACCTAGACATCTTAGATTCCAAAATACAAGATTTTATTGATTCAAATATTGGAGTCTCCGTTTCAAAATTGGCACTTCAAAAAAATCCGTTTCCTATTGTAGAATGGATTTCTGTTTTAAATCAAATTGCGGCAAAATCTAAAGCAAAAGAAAAACTGCCGACATGGTTTTCGACCAAAAACATCATTTATCCAAGCAAAATTTCAGTAGAACAAACATCTTCGGAAAAAACGGCTTTATACAAAAGCACACTTATTTCGGGTGAAAATTTAATCGACTTAACGGGTGGATTTGGCATCGATGATTATTATTTTTCAAAAAAAATAAAAAACGTAACCCATTGCGAAATCAATTCCGAATTGTCTCAAATTGTACAACACAATTGCAAACAATTGGGTCAAGACAACATTACTTGTTATGCAGAAGATAGCTTTGAAACTTTATCAAAATTAAAAACACAATGGGATTGGATCTACATTGATCCTTCCAGAAGAAACGACAGTAAAGGCAAAGTCTTCATGCTAAAAGACTGCTTACCCAATGTCCCGGAAAATCTTGATTTTTATTTTGAAAAATCCAATTCAATCTTAATAAAAACAGCTCCAATATTGGATATCACAGCTGGAATCAGTGAATTAAATAATATCAAATCCATCCATATCGTTGCCGTCGATAATGAAGTAAAAGAGCTGTTGTGGGAATTAAGCAAAAATTATCAAGGTGATATTAGTATCAAAACCGTAAATCTTTTAAAAGAGAAAACAGAAATATTTGATTTTACATTCAATAAAATTAATGGTCAGCCCATCTTTAGTTTACCACAAAAATATTTGTATGAGCCCAATAGTTCTATAATGAAATCTGGAGGCTTTGATCAAGTTGGTTTATGTTACGGATTAAACAAGCTTCACAAACACTCGCATTTGTATACATCAAACGAAAATAAAAATTTTCCGGGAAGAGTTTTTGAAATAAAAAACAGTTTTGCTTATAACAAAAGTGAGATGAAAAGCTATCTAGAAAACATGAAAGCCAACGTCACTACAAGAAATTTTCCTGATTCGGTCGAAAGCATCCGAAAAAAATGGAAAATCAAAGAAGGGGGCGATTTGTATTGTTTTTTTACAACTGATGAAAATAACACCAAAATTGTTTTAATTTGCACCAAAATGAAATAA